One window of Amaranthus tricolor cultivar Red isolate AtriRed21 chromosome 13, ASM2621246v1, whole genome shotgun sequence genomic DNA carries:
- the LOC130798507 gene encoding uncharacterized protein LOC130798507, with translation MKVHPVPKKRNITVSVTTSPSCRGQKKLRRLPHIFPKVLELPFCSDADVDIQETVDFLKFTVFDTDMGSDVVADAVEIYPGVTKLVVRRSNSVDADVVAMTGLEIDLWRFRLPECTRPELATATYDGGDLVVVVPKDDVEERELVWGESNLVLVQ, from the coding sequence ATGAAGGTTCATCCAGTTCCTAAGAAGCGAAACATAACAGTTTCGGTAACAACATCACCTTCATGTAGAGGTCAAAAGAAGCTTCGACGACTCCCTCACATCTTCCCGAAGGTTCTAGAACTACCCTTTTGTTCCGACGCTGATGTAGATATTCAAGAAACCGTTGATTTCTTGAAATTTACGGTTTTTGATACGGATATGGGATCCGATGTGGTCGCCGACGCGGTGGAGATTTATCCAGGTGTCACGAAATTAGTGGTTAGAAGGAGTAATTCCGTTGATGCTGACGTGGTGGCGATGACTGGGCTTGAGATTGATTTATGGCGGTTTAGATTGCCAGAGTGTACTCGTCCGGAGCTGGCAACTGCCACGTATGACGGTGGTGATTTGGTGGTGGTTGTTCCGAAAGATGATGTTGAAGAGAGAGAACTTGTTTGGGGTGAGAGTAATCTTGTTCTTGTACAGTGA